One window from the genome of Canis aureus isolate CA01 chromosome 18, VMU_Caureus_v.1.0, whole genome shotgun sequence encodes:
- the ADCYAP1R1 gene encoding pituitary adenylate cyclase-activating polypeptide type I receptor isoform X1, with translation MASILQASLAAFLLLPVATTMHSDCIFKKEQAMCLEKIQRANDLLGLNDSFSGCPGMWDNLTCWKPARVGEMVLVSCPELFRIFNPDQVWELETIDREFDFPDTNSLDLSDMRVVSRNCTEDGWSEPFPHYVDACGFDEYDEYEPGDQDYYYLSVKALYTVGYSTSLVTLTTAMVILCRFRKLHCTRNFIHMNLFVSFMLRAISVFIKDWILYAEQDSNHCFVSTVECKAIMVFFHYCVVSNYFWLFIEGLYLFTLLVETFFPERRYFYWYTIIGWGTPTVCVSVWAMLRLYFDDTGCWDMNDNTALWWVIKGPVVGSIMVNFVLFIGIIVILVQKLQSPDMGGNESSIYFSCVQKCYCKPQRAQQHSCKMSELSTITLRLARSTLLLIPLFGIHYTVFAFSPENVSKRERLVFELGLGSFQGFVVAVLYCFLNGEVQAEIKRKWRSWKVNRYFAVDFKHRHPSLASSGVNGGTQLSILSKSSSQIRMSGLPADNLAT, from the exons ATGGCCAGCATCTTGCAGGCCTCCCTGGCTGCTTTCCTCCTGCTGCCTGTG GCCACCACCATGCACTCTGACTGCATCTTCAAGAAGGAGCAAGCCATGTGCCTGGAGAAGATCCAGAGGGCCAATGACCTGTTGGGCTTGAACGACTCCTTCTCAG GCTGCCCTGGAATGTGGGACAACCTCACGTGTTGGAAGCCTGCCCGCGTGGGTGAGATGGTCCTGGTCAGCTGCCCTGAACTCTTCCGAATCTTCAACCCAGACCAAG tgtGGGAGCTAGAAACCATTG ATCGAGAGTTCGATTTCCCTGACACTAACTCCTTGGATCTCTCAG ACATGAGGGTGGTGAGCCGGAACTGCACTGAGGACGGGTGGTCAGAGCCGTTCCCTCACTATGTAGACGCGTGTGGGTTTGATGAATACGATGAATATGAGCCTGGGGACCAG GATTATTACTACCTGTCAGTCAAGGCTTTGTACACAGTTGGCTATAGCACATCCCTTGTCACCCTCACCACTGCCATGGTCATCCTGTGTCGTTTCCG GAAGCTACATTGCACCCGCAATTTCATCCACATGAACCTGTTCGTGTCCTTCATGCTGAGGGCCATCTCTGTCTTCATCAAAGACTGGATCCTCTACGCGGAGCAGGACAGCAACCACTGCTTTGTCTCCACC GTGGAATGCAAGGCCATCATGGTTTTCTTCCACTACTGTGTCGTGTCGAACTACTTCTGGCTGTTCATCGAGGGTCTGTACCTCTTCACCCTGCTAGTGGAGACCTTCTTCCCCGAGAGGAGATACTTCTACTGGTACACCATTATAGGCTGGG GGACCccaactgtgtgtgtgtctgtgtgggcaATGCTGAGGCTCTACTTTGATGACACAGG cTGCTGGGATATGAATGACAACACAGCTCTGTGGTGGGTGATCAAAGGGCCTGTGGTCGGCTCCATAATG GTTAACTTCGTGCTCTTCATTGGCATCATTGTCATCCTTGTGCAGAAACTTCAGTCTCCGGACATGGGAGGCAATGAGTCCAGCATCTACTT CAGCTGCGTGCAGAAATGCTACTGCAAGCCACAGCGGGCTCAGCAGCACTCCTGCAAGATGTCAGAACTGTCCACCATAACTCT ACGGCTAGCCCGGTCTACTCTGCTGCTCATCCCGCTATTTGGAATCCACTACACGGTATTCGCCTTCTCCCCGGAGAATGTCAGCAAGAGGGAGAGACTTGTGTTTGAGCTGGGGCTGGGCTCCTTCCAG GGCTTTGTGGTGGCTGTTCTCTACTGTTTTCTGAATGGGGAG GTGCAGGCGGAGATCAAGCGTAAGTGGAGGAGCTGGAAGGTGAACCGCTACTTTGCCGTGGACTTCAAGCACCGACACCCATCCCTGGCCAGTAGCGGGGTGAACGGGGGCACCCAGCTCTCCATCCTGAGCAAGAGCAGCTCCCAGATCCGCATGTCGGGCCTCCCGGCTGACAACCTGGCCACCTGA
- the ADCYAP1R1 gene encoding pituitary adenylate cyclase-activating polypeptide type I receptor isoform X4, with protein MASILQASLAAFLLLPVATTMHSDCIFKKEQAMCLEKIQRANDLLGLNDSFSGCPGMWDNLTCWKPARVGEMVLVSCPELFRIFNPDQVWELETIDREFDFPDTNSLDLSDMRVVSRNCTEDGWSEPFPHYVDACGFDEYDEYEPGDQDYYYLSVKALYTVGYSTSLVTLTTAMVILCRFRKLHCTRNFIHMNLFVSFMLRAISVFIKDWILYAEQDSNHCFVSTVECKAIMVFFHYCVVSNYFWLFIEGLYLFTLLVETFFPERRYFYWYTIIGWGTPTVCVSVWAMLRLYFDDTGCWDMNDNTALWWVIKGPVVGSIMVNFVLFIGIIVILVQKLQSPDMGGNESSIYLRLARSTLLLIPLFGIHYTVFAFSPENVSKRERLVFELGLGSFQGFVVAVLYCFLNGEVQAEIKRKWRSWKVNRYFAVDFKHRHPSLASSGVNGGTQLSILSKSSSQIRMSGLPADNLAT; from the exons ATGGCCAGCATCTTGCAGGCCTCCCTGGCTGCTTTCCTCCTGCTGCCTGTG GCCACCACCATGCACTCTGACTGCATCTTCAAGAAGGAGCAAGCCATGTGCCTGGAGAAGATCCAGAGGGCCAATGACCTGTTGGGCTTGAACGACTCCTTCTCAG GCTGCCCTGGAATGTGGGACAACCTCACGTGTTGGAAGCCTGCCCGCGTGGGTGAGATGGTCCTGGTCAGCTGCCCTGAACTCTTCCGAATCTTCAACCCAGACCAAG tgtGGGAGCTAGAAACCATTG ATCGAGAGTTCGATTTCCCTGACACTAACTCCTTGGATCTCTCAG ACATGAGGGTGGTGAGCCGGAACTGCACTGAGGACGGGTGGTCAGAGCCGTTCCCTCACTATGTAGACGCGTGTGGGTTTGATGAATACGATGAATATGAGCCTGGGGACCAG GATTATTACTACCTGTCAGTCAAGGCTTTGTACACAGTTGGCTATAGCACATCCCTTGTCACCCTCACCACTGCCATGGTCATCCTGTGTCGTTTCCG GAAGCTACATTGCACCCGCAATTTCATCCACATGAACCTGTTCGTGTCCTTCATGCTGAGGGCCATCTCTGTCTTCATCAAAGACTGGATCCTCTACGCGGAGCAGGACAGCAACCACTGCTTTGTCTCCACC GTGGAATGCAAGGCCATCATGGTTTTCTTCCACTACTGTGTCGTGTCGAACTACTTCTGGCTGTTCATCGAGGGTCTGTACCTCTTCACCCTGCTAGTGGAGACCTTCTTCCCCGAGAGGAGATACTTCTACTGGTACACCATTATAGGCTGGG GGACCccaactgtgtgtgtgtctgtgtgggcaATGCTGAGGCTCTACTTTGATGACACAGG cTGCTGGGATATGAATGACAACACAGCTCTGTGGTGGGTGATCAAAGGGCCTGTGGTCGGCTCCATAATG GTTAACTTCGTGCTCTTCATTGGCATCATTGTCATCCTTGTGCAGAAACTTCAGTCTCCGGACATGGGAGGCAATGAGTCCAGCATCTACTT ACGGCTAGCCCGGTCTACTCTGCTGCTCATCCCGCTATTTGGAATCCACTACACGGTATTCGCCTTCTCCCCGGAGAATGTCAGCAAGAGGGAGAGACTTGTGTTTGAGCTGGGGCTGGGCTCCTTCCAG GGCTTTGTGGTGGCTGTTCTCTACTGTTTTCTGAATGGGGAG GTGCAGGCGGAGATCAAGCGTAAGTGGAGGAGCTGGAAGGTGAACCGCTACTTTGCCGTGGACTTCAAGCACCGACACCCATCCCTGGCCAGTAGCGGGGTGAACGGGGGCACCCAGCTCTCCATCCTGAGCAAGAGCAGCTCCCAGATCCGCATGTCGGGCCTCCCGGCTGACAACCTGGCCACCTGA
- the ADCYAP1R1 gene encoding pituitary adenylate cyclase-activating polypeptide type I receptor isoform X3 has protein sequence MASILQASLAAFLLLPVATTMHSDCIFKKEQAMCLEKIQRANDLLGLNDSFSGCPGMWDNLTCWKPARVGEMVLVSCPELFRIFNPDQVWELETIDREFDFPDTNSLDLSDMRVVSRNCTEDGWSEPFPHYVDACGFDEYDEYEPGDQDYYYLSVKALYTVGYSTSLVTLTTAMVILCRFRKLHCTRNFIHMNLFVSFMLRAISVFIKDWILYAEQDSNHCFVSTVECKAIMVFFHYCVVSNYFWLFIEGLYLFTLLVETFFPERRYFYWYTIIGWGTPTVCVSVWAMLRLYFDDTGCWDMNDNTALWWVIKGPVVGSIMVNFVLFIGIIVILVQKLQSPDMGGNESSIYFCVQKCYCKPQRAQQHSCKMSELSTITLRLARSTLLLIPLFGIHYTVFAFSPENVSKRERLVFELGLGSFQGFVVAVLYCFLNGEVQAEIKRKWRSWKVNRYFAVDFKHRHPSLASSGVNGGTQLSILSKSSSQIRMSGLPADNLAT, from the exons ATGGCCAGCATCTTGCAGGCCTCCCTGGCTGCTTTCCTCCTGCTGCCTGTG GCCACCACCATGCACTCTGACTGCATCTTCAAGAAGGAGCAAGCCATGTGCCTGGAGAAGATCCAGAGGGCCAATGACCTGTTGGGCTTGAACGACTCCTTCTCAG GCTGCCCTGGAATGTGGGACAACCTCACGTGTTGGAAGCCTGCCCGCGTGGGTGAGATGGTCCTGGTCAGCTGCCCTGAACTCTTCCGAATCTTCAACCCAGACCAAG tgtGGGAGCTAGAAACCATTG ATCGAGAGTTCGATTTCCCTGACACTAACTCCTTGGATCTCTCAG ACATGAGGGTGGTGAGCCGGAACTGCACTGAGGACGGGTGGTCAGAGCCGTTCCCTCACTATGTAGACGCGTGTGGGTTTGATGAATACGATGAATATGAGCCTGGGGACCAG GATTATTACTACCTGTCAGTCAAGGCTTTGTACACAGTTGGCTATAGCACATCCCTTGTCACCCTCACCACTGCCATGGTCATCCTGTGTCGTTTCCG GAAGCTACATTGCACCCGCAATTTCATCCACATGAACCTGTTCGTGTCCTTCATGCTGAGGGCCATCTCTGTCTTCATCAAAGACTGGATCCTCTACGCGGAGCAGGACAGCAACCACTGCTTTGTCTCCACC GTGGAATGCAAGGCCATCATGGTTTTCTTCCACTACTGTGTCGTGTCGAACTACTTCTGGCTGTTCATCGAGGGTCTGTACCTCTTCACCCTGCTAGTGGAGACCTTCTTCCCCGAGAGGAGATACTTCTACTGGTACACCATTATAGGCTGGG GGACCccaactgtgtgtgtgtctgtgtgggcaATGCTGAGGCTCTACTTTGATGACACAGG cTGCTGGGATATGAATGACAACACAGCTCTGTGGTGGGTGATCAAAGGGCCTGTGGTCGGCTCCATAATG GTTAACTTCGTGCTCTTCATTGGCATCATTGTCATCCTTGTGCAGAAACTTCAGTCTCCGGACATGGGAGGCAATGAGTCCAGCATCTACTT CTGCGTGCAGAAATGCTACTGCAAGCCACAGCGGGCTCAGCAGCACTCCTGCAAGATGTCAGAACTGTCCACCATAACTCT ACGGCTAGCCCGGTCTACTCTGCTGCTCATCCCGCTATTTGGAATCCACTACACGGTATTCGCCTTCTCCCCGGAGAATGTCAGCAAGAGGGAGAGACTTGTGTTTGAGCTGGGGCTGGGCTCCTTCCAG GGCTTTGTGGTGGCTGTTCTCTACTGTTTTCTGAATGGGGAG GTGCAGGCGGAGATCAAGCGTAAGTGGAGGAGCTGGAAGGTGAACCGCTACTTTGCCGTGGACTTCAAGCACCGACACCCATCCCTGGCCAGTAGCGGGGTGAACGGGGGCACCCAGCTCTCCATCCTGAGCAAGAGCAGCTCCCAGATCCGCATGTCGGGCCTCCCGGCTGACAACCTGGCCACCTGA
- the ADCYAP1R1 gene encoding pituitary adenylate cyclase-activating polypeptide type I receptor isoform X2: MASILQASLAAFLLLPVATTMHSDCIFKKEQAMCLEKIQRANDLLGLNDSFSGCPGMWDNLTCWKPARVGEMVLVSCPELFRIFNPDQVWELETIDREFDFPDTNSLDLSDMRVVSRNCTEDGWSEPFPHYVDACGFDEYDEYEPGDQDYYYLSVKALYTVGYSTSLVTLTTAMVILCRFRKLHCTRNFIHMNLFVSFMLRAISVFIKDWILYAEQDSNHCFVSTVECKAIMVFFHYCVVSNYFWLFIEGLYLFTLLVETFFPERRYFYWYTIIGWGTPTVCVSVWAMLRLYFDDTGCWDMNDNTALWWVIKGPVVGSIMVNFVLFIGIIVILVQKLQSPDMGGNESSIYLTNLSLGVPKKAREDPLPVPSDQHSLPFLRLARSTLLLIPLFGIHYTVFAFSPENVSKRERLVFELGLGSFQGFVVAVLYCFLNGEVQAEIKRKWRSWKVNRYFAVDFKHRHPSLASSGVNGGTQLSILSKSSSQIRMSGLPADNLAT, translated from the exons ATGGCCAGCATCTTGCAGGCCTCCCTGGCTGCTTTCCTCCTGCTGCCTGTG GCCACCACCATGCACTCTGACTGCATCTTCAAGAAGGAGCAAGCCATGTGCCTGGAGAAGATCCAGAGGGCCAATGACCTGTTGGGCTTGAACGACTCCTTCTCAG GCTGCCCTGGAATGTGGGACAACCTCACGTGTTGGAAGCCTGCCCGCGTGGGTGAGATGGTCCTGGTCAGCTGCCCTGAACTCTTCCGAATCTTCAACCCAGACCAAG tgtGGGAGCTAGAAACCATTG ATCGAGAGTTCGATTTCCCTGACACTAACTCCTTGGATCTCTCAG ACATGAGGGTGGTGAGCCGGAACTGCACTGAGGACGGGTGGTCAGAGCCGTTCCCTCACTATGTAGACGCGTGTGGGTTTGATGAATACGATGAATATGAGCCTGGGGACCAG GATTATTACTACCTGTCAGTCAAGGCTTTGTACACAGTTGGCTATAGCACATCCCTTGTCACCCTCACCACTGCCATGGTCATCCTGTGTCGTTTCCG GAAGCTACATTGCACCCGCAATTTCATCCACATGAACCTGTTCGTGTCCTTCATGCTGAGGGCCATCTCTGTCTTCATCAAAGACTGGATCCTCTACGCGGAGCAGGACAGCAACCACTGCTTTGTCTCCACC GTGGAATGCAAGGCCATCATGGTTTTCTTCCACTACTGTGTCGTGTCGAACTACTTCTGGCTGTTCATCGAGGGTCTGTACCTCTTCACCCTGCTAGTGGAGACCTTCTTCCCCGAGAGGAGATACTTCTACTGGTACACCATTATAGGCTGGG GGACCccaactgtgtgtgtgtctgtgtgggcaATGCTGAGGCTCTACTTTGATGACACAGG cTGCTGGGATATGAATGACAACACAGCTCTGTGGTGGGTGATCAAAGGGCCTGTGGTCGGCTCCATAATG GTTAACTTCGTGCTCTTCATTGGCATCATTGTCATCCTTGTGCAGAAACTTCAGTCTCCGGACATGGGAGGCAATGAGTCCAGCATCTACTT AACAAATTTAAGCCTGGGAGTCCCCAAGAAAGCCCGAGAGGACCCCCTGCCTGTGCCCTCAGACCAGCATTCACTCCCTTTCCT ACGGCTAGCCCGGTCTACTCTGCTGCTCATCCCGCTATTTGGAATCCACTACACGGTATTCGCCTTCTCCCCGGAGAATGTCAGCAAGAGGGAGAGACTTGTGTTTGAGCTGGGGCTGGGCTCCTTCCAG GGCTTTGTGGTGGCTGTTCTCTACTGTTTTCTGAATGGGGAG GTGCAGGCGGAGATCAAGCGTAAGTGGAGGAGCTGGAAGGTGAACCGCTACTTTGCCGTGGACTTCAAGCACCGACACCCATCCCTGGCCAGTAGCGGGGTGAACGGGGGCACCCAGCTCTCCATCCTGAGCAAGAGCAGCTCCCAGATCCGCATGTCGGGCCTCCCGGCTGACAACCTGGCCACCTGA